A segment of the Anopheles cruzii chromosome 2, idAnoCruzAS_RS32_06, whole genome shotgun sequence genome:
GGCAGAGGCAGagaagttgaagaaaaacatgtcggccaacAGCACGAAGCTGCCGCTTAACATCGAGTGCTTCATGAACGAAATCGACGTCCATTCGTCGCTGCAGCGCTCGGACATGGAGGAACTGTGTGGCCACCTCTTCCAGCGGATCGAGAAAACGATGCGCAAGCTGCTGGTCGACTCGAAGCTAGCGCCGGAGGACATCCATTCCGTGGAGATTGTTGGTGGCAGCAGCCGCATTCCGGCCATCAAGCATTTGATCGAGCAAATCTTCGGTAAACAGGCCAGCACAACGCTCAACCAGGACGAGGCCGTTTCGCGAGGGGCAGCCCTACAGTGCGCCATCCTGTCGCCGGCCGTTCGCGTGCGCGAATTTAGCTGCACCGACGTGCAGGCGTACCCGGTGATGATCTCGTGGACTGACGCCGAAGGTCCGCACGAAATGAAGGTGTTCGAGCAGTACCACTCGGCCCCGTTCTGTCGGCTCCTGACGGTGCACCGTAAGGATCCGATGACGATCAACATGCACTACGAGGCGGACAGTGTTCCGTACCTGGACCCTTCGATTGGGTCCTACCACGTGAAGGGCATCAAGCCGGATGCGGCCGGCGAGTCGCAGgaggtgaaggtgaaggtgcGAATCAACAGCAATGGCATCATTTTGATTTCGAGCGCCACGATGTACGAACGGAAGGAAAGCGAAGAACCCGTCTCACCGACGCCGGCGACCAATGGTGAACAGAAAGCTGGCGATGGTAGTGGCCCGCAGGCGGCTACACCTCCGTCACCACAGCCCGGCGACGATACTGGCAAAGTCGGAGAACCGATGGACATTCAGGAGGTACGTTGACGAACCGAGCGCCGGGGATTGGTGCTATACATTGCCAAGTTTTTCATGCCCATGTTCCCCAAGTCACATTGGtccctcgtttttttttgtaatataAACTCGTTCCGGCGCAATGgctttcttgtttttggttgCATTTTGTTACCCATTTTCATTCTAAAGCGCCCCCTGTCGAAAAGtatttgtgttttgtgaaGTGTTTCTTGCTGAATCTGTAAAGAACGAGAAAACAGTCTGAAGTTTCTTACGGAAACTTGTTCGACTTTAAGTTcctataaaaaaaaaaaaacaagaccTCGCATATTTGATTTCCATTTGCCCTGTGTACTCTGAGAGGCAGCTTCTGCTTCAcgtattttgttttcttctgtaTTATTCTGAAAACTGCGAACTTTCTATCCTCTCCACACTTTCTTTAACAAACATGATGCACAGTGCAGGCGATTTTTGCGTGTTGGCAGCCCTAGTTCTGGGCAGTCTTCGGACGTGTTTGTATCGTGCTTATGGTGTTGTTTCGTTAGAGTGCTCCCGCCTTACTTTTCTACATCCGTAATGCAATAGTCTGACCAAAACTCTGTTCTCTTCTCTTCTATGCCTATCTCTTCTTCCGCGCCCCTCTGTGTATCTGGCCGTTCGTCTGCTGCTTTCATCCCGGAaattttccgtgtttttgtaGGGTAGCGATGATGAGCAACCTAAAAAAGATccaaaatcgaacgaaagtAGTGGAGAGGGTTGGACGCAGCGAGTCACCAGATGGTTCACATCGGTATGTGCTGTcttgtttctttccttccaATTTGTTGTCGAACAGTTTTACACCATCTTTTACATTTCGTGCAAGAAACACACTGACCCTACTTCCCAGACAATAGCCAGGGTTGCGCGAAACAAATTTCAATACCAATCTAGATGAGAGTAAATGATAGAAGCATAGCATGAAACAATGTACGACATCTATTGTTTGCTCAGTTTGTTGCTAGCCTATACACAACCACTAATTGCTTGAGTTATGCTCCTCACTCAAACCTGATAGATATTTATTAACGATTGCAAAAACGAGGCGCGATCTTGCGATTCTGCTATTAATCTTTATTCTGCTCTTTCTTCTGCCTTTCGAATTTTGTAggacaaaaagaagaaggTTACAACAAAACAGGTGGAGCTGACCGTCGAGTCCCAAACACACGGTTATGGCACTTCGGAGTTGCACAAATATTTCGAGGAAGAAGTAAGCCATTTGTTTAGTCAGTAATTCGCTTTACGCAATCGATGCTCATACGATGATTTTGGTCCAAAAACAGATGAAAATGATCGCCAACGATCGCCAGGAAAAGGAGCGCATAGATGCCAGAAACGCCCTCGAAGAGGCGGTGTACGAGGTGCGGGAAAAGATTCAAGAGGAAGGGCTGTTGCACGCGTATATCGAGCCGAAGGATGCGTCCGACATTTGCCGCGAGCtggaagaaaccgaaaactggcTGTACGAGGAGGGTGAGTCGTGCGAGAAGGCGGTCTACAAGGAACGGTTGGAAAAGCTGCGCGCAAAGATGGAGCCGATGCGGGTCCGATATGAGGAGTACAGCGGCCAGGAGCAGGCGTTTAGCGAGCTCGGCCACAGCATTCAGCAGACACTGAAGGCGGTGGAGCTGTACCGTGCGAAAGAACCGAAGTACGATCATctgaccgagaccgagatGATCAACATTACCGAGGCGGCTCAGAAGGCACAGAAGTGGTATGATGAGGCCCGATCAAAGCTGGTCGGAGTGCGCAAAACGCAGGATACGCCCGTTAAGCTTGCCGACATTCGTCACGAAACGCAAACGCTCACCGCGTGCACGAATTCGGTGCTGAAcagaccgaaaccgaaacctccAACTCCGCCGGCAGACCAGCAAAATGGAGGCAATGGAGGATCGGAACCGACGGCTGCCGGAGGTGAACAGCATGAATCGCATGGACCCAAACAAACGACAGAGGACTCCATGGACGTAGAATAATTTTCTTAAGCGCCAAcaaacgcaaaccagcacacacacacacacacactcgtacgCTATTTTCCCCATCAACAAGAGCTCTTCTCGCAAGAGAGCCGTTCGCACCATAAGAGCACCAACTACATCCGGTCAAAGTTCGACCAGGTGTAGTACACTTTTCCGTTTCTGTGTTATGGAGCAACTCAATGTTATGTTTGTACTTGACAACTATCCATCCTACGCCAGCAAAGAGGAGAGTGTTGCAAACCAATATTCAACCCTCCTGGGCCGGGTGTGTGTTCCAGTATGTGCAAAACAATTTGACTTTGTTTCTCATCTGATTCTTGCGCTCAGAAccagagccgccgccgcagacTGGAGTAAAGAATGGTCTGTGACAACAAGGGAAAGATGTGGCTCATATTACGGATTTccttccgttccttttttctatcCCATCTATTCATGCTACATCTCCAAATACCGATGTCTTGTTTCTCATGCTTATGTTCTTTTTAAAAGCTACTATTGGCAAGCGAGGCGAGCCACGTGCGATTGAGCTTTGCCGACAAATCTGTATTGTCTTCTTTTGATAACACTAGCCCTAATGTACGTTACATGCGTTTTCCCCCACGTCAGTTTGCAACTGGCTGTGTCTTTCACTCAGTAGCGAAAAGGAGAAGATGGTAGGACAAATATTATTACATACCGGGAGTAAATATCGAGAGCATTAGGTTGAGCTTTTATGCAAATGCGTTAACTAAACTTTTGCAGTCGAGCAAACGGCCGAAACAACTGCGCGAGGATAGTGGAAAGGTTTGAAGATCGTACCGATAAATATACGTTCCTTTGTAACCCCTCAAACGCAGATGCTATTTATCTTTAAACATACCGAATTGATACCGAGAATCGAACGATAAAATGTTGATATGAGTAGGTACGACTAATGGCCTCACTCGATCGGCACCAGCGCATTCGCACTATTTCAGTACATCACTTCCGAATCATGTGGACAGTGTACTGTTCGTCAGCTGCATTTGCATTATAGTGcagcttttcaaataaatgccTTTGAAGAGATTGAAAACCGATCAATAACAGCTCACGGAACAACATTTTACGGAAACTTGAATATCAAAATCGCAAATGTCATATTCGCAATCATCATTCAGTGTAGACTGGCAAATAAGTCGATTGTCTGTTCAcattgagatcaagaaaatTGGTAAGATTTAGATTTGTGGTGCCGTGCCAGGTTGGTAtaatgcaaagaaaaaagtCTCGAACGTCTTATAACGACGCCTTCATGTGCGATTTGGATGTATTGGAATAAAACAATTGTGAACACAAATAACAAATCCATAgctgtttttttatatttacattCCGCGCAGCAAGATACAAGTTCGACCAGCTGGATTTCTTTACCCTTTTCTGTTAcaggtttgttttattcaggCTCCATTAACGCTGCTGCGTTACTCAACATACATAACATATCTCTATTTCACCGGGCCGTGCTATCGTTCTTTGACAGCACGGAACTGCTTTGGCATTTGGCGTTGGttgcgttttgtgtgtgcattgaATCCAAACAGTAATAATATTTGCTTTTGTTAACGTACGCGACTTGGGTGAGATTGTTTGCAAAGAAGCTACTGATTTTAACTAGTTCCCAAAATGTCAGCTGTGTCGCAAgtgaaaaaaaatctttttgaGACATGCTGCCGGCTGTGTTTGGCCACTAGCAATGATCGCACCCTCATCGATGTGTTTACGGTCAACAATCTGAGCACGATCATTAGAGACATGTTTAACATCAATGTAAAGTATTCACGTAGCGttttatcatttatcatcaATATCATTTGACGTTGAAAGTATTAACAGGCAAACTATACACCCCTCTTATGTCTTCACTAGATTACTCCCGTTGATAAGTGCACAACAAGAATCTGCACTACATGTTTGGCTGACACTTATGACTTCaacagaaaaaacaataaatatctTCAGGAAAAGTCTCGTGTTCTCAAGAACTTTGAGTTGTTGAGTCGTAAACCAGGTGAAAACCTTGACATTCCAAGCACTTGTAAGACCGCTGGCTGTGTCGATAGTGGTATCACCGTAGAAAACATATCGCCCATCTCAGACCATGCCTACAGCTTGCAAGAATCTGCAGCAACTTCGAAACGGTTGGGCCAAtatgataaaaatgaaaaatcacgCAACGCCAACGTTCGCACGGACCAGTCGAACATTTCttcaaaaacaaagaaaacaactaGTAAGTTGTTAGTGCCGGGCTTGAAGCAGTCATCGAAACAAGGAAGTCAGAGACCGACACAGGGTAGCAAAACCCCAGAAACAACCGAAAGGGCAAGACTGGCCAATCAAACAGCATTGAATGTGACCACCGAGCAAACCGATGTTGGGAAGAAAGTGGACAATCAAGCacacagaaaaagaaagtcCACTAACGGCTCCGATGAATCGGAAAGCAGAACGAAGGTTGCCAAAGCGAGAACAAATATAGTGGCAAGGAGTGGTTCTAACACGCTATTGAGAGCAGCTGATGACTCAAATGCATCATCGATCTCGAATCGAGGATCCAACCATAAACATAACAAAGAACCAAAGTCCGCAGGTAAAGTGAAGCCTCTGGGAAACACTGCCACACCCGAACCCAGGAATATTGATAACAATAGTGTGACAATGAAGAATGCTGCAAGCAAAACAGATTCTAGTAAAACGATGCGAATTGCACACAAAAATCCAAAGGATACAGCAAATAAAGAGGTGAACGTCGGGAAGTCACCGTGCTCCTCTGTAAGTGCAGCTTTGGCCGATAAAAATGACCAAGAAAAGGAGTCATCAGTCCCCAACAAGCATCGTGCCAGTAgcaaggttttgcaaacaAAAGGACAACAGGACCAAAGtcaaaacaaattgcaaacTTCTACTTATCGCATACCACGCGTGAAACGGGTGGCCGATGTTTCAATGGAACAGATCGCTGGTTCAAACGTTAaagcagcaaacgaaaaagAGCAACAAAGTATGACTAATTTAAAAACTGTGAGATTAGCTATTGCTCAGAATACGTCCAGTGCGCAACCAGAAAATCTTGATAGTAATATGAATACTCTTGTTGACGCCAACACTGCAACTCAAAAACCATCATCTAGTGACAAAGCATCGCCGGTTTCGGTTGAGAAGCCGTCGGCTGACGACCGGCAACCGTCTGTTGATCAAGGTAAAACGACATCCGAATCTATTGACATCCAATCGCTGGACATTACTGAGGCACAGAACGAAGTGGACCAACTCGGGCAACCGTCTAGCTTCTCTTCGGTTGATAAAAGTTCAGAAGCAACCGTGATAGAACCATCAAGCCCTGCCACAAAGTCTCCAAAAGGTGGCATAAAGCATCGTCGACACAGCACCTATGGTAGCATACGTGTGTCCACGAATCTGTTTGATGCTCCCCAAAAAAGTGTTGAGTTTGCCGCCATTCGGAATGATTTGATGATCCGAAAGCCGCCACCGGATGAACCTTCTACTCTTTCGAATGGTGCAGCAAACAATCGTCCGGATCCATCGACAATCGGTCTGCACCAGGACGATACCGTTGTATCCGTTTCGCCAATGCAAATCTCTGTACCAAACATGTCGGTTGTGCGACCGCCACCACCTCGCAGGAAAAGCGTTTGTTTCGGTATTAATAATCGGCCGATTTTGCCGAAGAATGCTTCGCTAAGCAGTGATCCAACCAGATTATTAGTTGTTCAGCAGTTGGTGAATAATGCTACAGCAAATTCAGTAAGGCCTCTTCAACAAGTTTCAGTCACGAGAGCGCTTCCTTCAGGGATGAACACATCTATGCCGCCAGGGATGGTGCTATCGGCCACGTCACCTGCTCCGCGAAACGTTATAGAGTCACCCATGGCTGAAGCGAATTTTTCAATGCATTCACCTCATCCACAAGCTTCTAGTACGGCAGGCCCTCCTTTAAGAACGTACGGCAGACAAGCGATAATTTTTCGAGCAGTGCCGTTAGTAACAGCGGGAATTGCAACGCCTTCACAGCCGACGGTTAATACGCAAATTAATTTAGTGAGATTCCCTCATCAACAAGTCTCTGCCGCGGGAGCTAGTGTTTTAAGAACATATAGACATATAGATACATCTATACCATCATCGACTGCTGTAACATTATCGCCACCCGTTGCCAGAATCATTACAGCATCACAGTTTGCACCAGGAGCGGATTCGGGAGCGAGTTTCTAGCTGTACCCGTCGGAAACGTGATGGCATCGCAGCTGGTGGTTAGCAGTAGAATTAACGCAGTAAGGCCTGCTTCTAATCAACAGGTTTCTTCCGTTTTGTGTCAGGAACAAACGAGGCGGTGACAATACAATAGATAATAGTATTTCTGTTAACAATCACATAGACGGAGTAGGCTCCCTTTTGTGTAGTGCCTCGTCGTGCTGGTTTGAAACTAAATACATTTTCGAACATCTCGTAACGACCACTTCGTGTGCGATGTTTATGTATTGGAATAAAGACTAGAAACTATAAAGACCAGAGTATGAAATATGTATTGCAAAATACACTAATTGGCATCTGCAAATTCAATCCCTTTGGCGCAATGTCGTGGTGGTAGCGAAGGGATTAGATACCTGTCCATCAACCTTCTACTAGATGTGGCGTTGGTGGGGTCCTGGTAAACTAgccggtattccgaaactaATCAGGTCCTCATACAATGATAC
Coding sequences within it:
- the LOC128268078 gene encoding heat shock 70 kDa protein 4 isoform X1: MSVIGIDFGNESCYVAVAKAGGIETIANDYSLRATPSFVAFAGRNRVLGVAAKNQQVTNMNNTIGGFKRLLGRKFGDPDVQEEVRSLPYQVEATANGGIGIRVNYLDEEHVFTPEQITAMLFTKLKEDAFKELKTQINDCVITVPSYFTNAERQALLDAANICGLNVLRLVNETTATALSYGFYKQDLPAPEEKPRNVVFVDCGHASLQVSACSFHKGALKMLASCSDSVGGRDFDLMLAMHFNKEFLTKYKIDASSKKRAFLRLMAEAEKLKKNMSANSTKLPLNIECFMNEIDVHSSLQRSDMEELCGHLFQRIEKTMRKLLVDSKLAPEDIHSVEIVGGSSRIPAIKHLIEQIFGKQASTTLNQDEAVSRGAALQCAILSPAVRVREFSCTDVQAYPVMISWTDAEGPHEMKVFEQYHSAPFCRLLTVHRKDPMTINMHYEADSVPYLDPSIGSYHVKGIKPDAAGESQEVKVKVRINSNGIILISSATMYERKESEEPVSPTPATNGEQKAGDGSGPQAATPPSPQPGDDTGKVGEPMDIQEGSDDEQPKKDPKSNESSGEGWTQRVTRWFTSDKKKKVTTKQVELTVESQTHGYGTSELHKYFEEEMKMIANDRQEKERIDARNALEEAVYEVREKIQEEGLLHAYIEPKDASDICRELEETENWLYEEGESCEKAVYKERLEKLRAKMEPMRVRYEEYSGQEQAFSELGHSIQQTLKAVELYRAKEPKYDHLTETEMINITEAAQKAQKWYDEARSKLVGVRKTQDTPVKLADIRHETQTLTACTNSVLNRPKPKPPTPPADQQNGGNGGSEPTAAGGEQHESHGPKQTTEDSMDVE
- the LOC128268078 gene encoding heat shock 70 kDa protein 4 isoform X3, coding for MSVIGIDFGNESCYVAVAKAGGIETIANDYSLRATPSFVAFAGRNRVLGVAAKNQQVTNMNNTIGGFKRLLGRKFGDPDVQEEVRSLPYQVEATANGGIGIRVNYLDEEHVFTPEQITAMLFTKLKEDAFKELKTQINDCVITVPSYFTNAERQALLDAANICGLNVLRLVNETTATALSYGFYKQDLPAPEEKPRNVVFVDCGHASLQVSACSFHKGALKMLASCSDSVGGRDFDLMLAMHFNKEFLTKYKIDASSKKRAFLRLMAEAEKLKKNMSANSTKLPLNIECFMNEIDVHSSLQRSDMEELCGHLFQRIEKTMRKLLVDSKLAPEDIHSVEIVGGSSRIPAIKHLIEQIFGKQASTTLNQDEAVSRGAALQCAILSPAVRVREFSCTDVQAYPVMISWTDAEGPHEMKVFEQYHSAPFCRLLTVHRKDPMTINMHYEADSVPYLDPSIGSYHVKGIKPDAAGESQEVKVKVRINSNGIILISSATMYERKESEEPVSPTPATNGEQKAGDGSGPQAATPPSPQPGDDTGKVGEPMDIQEDKKKKVTTKQVELTVESQTHGYGTSELHKYFEEEMKMIANDRQEKERIDARNALEEAVYEVREKIQEEGLLHAYIEPKDASDICRELEETENWLYEEGESCEKAVYKERLEKLRAKMEPMRVRYEEYSGQEQAFSELGHSIQQTLKAVELYRAKEPKYDHLTETEMINITEAAQKAQKWYDEARSKLVGVRKTQDTPVKLADIRHETQTLTACTNSVLNRPKPKPPTPPADQQNGGNGGSEPTAAGGEQHESHGPKQTTEDSMDVE
- the LOC128268078 gene encoding heat shock 70 kDa protein 4 isoform X2 encodes the protein MSVIGIDFGNESCYVAVAKAGGIETIANDYSLRATPSFVAFAGRNRVLGVAAKNQQVTNMNNTIGGFKRLLGRKFGDPDVQEEVRSLPYQVEATANGGIGIRVNYLDEEHVFTPEQITAMLFTKLKEDAFKELKTQINDCVITVPSYFTNAERQALLDAANICGLNVLRLVNETTATALSYGFYKQDLPAPEEKPRNVVFVDCGHASLQVSACSFHKGALKMLASCSDSVGGRDFDLMLAMHFNKEFLTKYKIDASSKKRAFLRLMAEAEKLKKNMSANSTKLPLNIECFMNEIDVHSSLQRSDMEELCGHLFQRIEKTMRKLLVDSKLAPEDIHSVEIVGGSSRIPAIKHLIEQIFGKQASTTLNQDEAVSRGAALQCAILSPAVRVREFSCTDVQAYPVMISWTDAEGPHEMKVFEQYHSAPFCRLLTVHRKDPMTINMHYEADSVPYLDPSIGSYHVKGIKPDAAGESQEVKVKVRINSNGIILISSATMYERKESEEPVSPTPATNGEQKAGDGSGPQAATPPSPQPGDDTGKVGEPMDIQEGSDDEQPKKDPKSNESSGEGWTQRVTRWFTSVCADKKKKVTTKQVELTVESQTHGYGTSELHKYFEEEMKMIANDRQEKERIDARNALEEAVYEVREKIQEEGLLHAYIEPKDASDICRELEETENWLYEEGESCEKAVYKERLEKLRAKMEPMRVRYEEYSGQEQAFSELGHSIQQTLKAVELYRAKEPKYDHLTETEMINITEAAQKAQKWYDEARSKLVGVRKTQDTPVKLADIRHETQTLTACTNSVLNRPKPKPPTPPADQQNGGNGGSEPTAAGGEQHESHGPKQTTEDSMDVE
- the LOC128268078 gene encoding heat shock 70 kDa protein 4 isoform X4 is translated as MSVIGIDFGNESCYVAVAKAGGIETIANDYSLRATPSFVAFAGRNRVLGVAAKNQQVTNMNNTIGGFKRLLGRKFGDPDVQEEVRSLPYQVEATANGGIGIRVNYLDEEHVFTPEQITAMLFTKLKEDAFKELKTQINDCVITVPSYFTNAERQALLDAANICGLNVLRLVNETTATALSYGFYKQDLPAPEEKPRNVVFVDCGHASLQVSACSFHKGALKMLASCSDSVGGRDFDLMLAMHFNKEFLTKYKIDASSKKRAFLRLMAEAEKLKKNMSANSTKLPLNIECFMNEIDVHSSLQRSDMEELCGHLFQRIEKTMRKLLVDSKLAPEDIHSVEIVGGSSRIPAIKHLIEQIFGKQASTTLNQDEAVSRGAALQCAILSPAVRVREFSCTDVQAYPVMISWTDAEGPHEMKVFEQYHSAPFCRLLTVHRKDPMTINMHYEADSVPYLDPSIGSYHVKGIKPDAAGESQEVKVKVRINSNGIILISSATMYERKESEEPVSPTPATNGEQKAGDGSGPQAATPPSPQPGDDTGKDKKKKVTTKQVELTVESQTHGYGTSELHKYFEEEMKMIANDRQEKERIDARNALEEAVYEVREKIQEEGLLHAYIEPKDASDICRELEETENWLYEEGESCEKAVYKERLEKLRAKMEPMRVRYEEYSGQEQAFSELGHSIQQTLKAVELYRAKEPKYDHLTETEMINITEAAQKAQKWYDEARSKLVGVRKTQDTPVKLADIRHETQTLTACTNSVLNRPKPKPPTPPADQQNGGNGGSEPTAAGGEQHESHGPKQTTEDSMDVE
- the LOC128278672 gene encoding uncharacterized protein LOC128278672; translated protein: MSAVSQVKKNLFETCCRLCLATSNDRTLIDVFTVNNLSTIIRDMFNINITPVDKCTTRICTTCLADTYDFNRKNNKYLQEKSRVLKNFELLSRKPGENLDIPSTSVGIMNRQQSTYGVIRVCRDLFESVEFAAIRNDLMIRNPLPVDDNSAVSNNGANSRPSGPSPAMV